In Geobacter anodireducens, a genomic segment contains:
- a CDS encoding HD family phosphohydrolase: MNKELETLILSAVDLPTIPLVATKVIEMIEQEDVTIEKIAQAVSADPAVAARILKLSNSAYYGCQRQINTLSGAIMLLGFRTLKSLVVAASLKQICKRFGLTEKMLWEHAVGAAIAARIISANGKFVNEETAFLAGLFHDIGKTIMNDLDPSKYQQVMMRCYNEGLPFEGVERSIYSFSHAEVGALVIRKWNFPETLSAAVMHHHDFPNPGLSDQYELFLTATTCLADKFCKKLGIGERHPDDELDLGKTPEAHLLGYTPEALQRDVTLFAQTYEENKNFFISD; encoded by the coding sequence ATGAACAAGGAACTGGAAACCCTCATTCTCTCCGCCGTGGACCTGCCGACCATCCCGCTCGTCGCCACCAAGGTCATCGAAATGATCGAGCAGGAGGACGTGACGATCGAGAAGATCGCCCAGGCGGTCTCAGCCGATCCAGCCGTAGCCGCACGCATCCTCAAACTCTCCAACTCGGCCTACTATGGCTGTCAGCGCCAGATCAACACCCTGTCCGGGGCGATCATGCTCCTGGGATTCAGGACCCTCAAGAGCCTGGTGGTGGCCGCGTCCCTCAAGCAGATCTGCAAACGCTTCGGCCTTACGGAGAAAATGCTCTGGGAGCATGCCGTGGGCGCCGCCATCGCCGCACGGATCATCAGCGCCAACGGCAAGTTCGTCAACGAAGAGACGGCGTTTCTGGCCGGGCTGTTCCACGACATCGGCAAGACCATCATGAACGACCTGGATCCTTCGAAATACCAGCAGGTAATGATGCGCTGCTACAATGAGGGGCTGCCGTTCGAGGGCGTGGAGCGGAGCATCTACTCCTTTTCCCATGCCGAGGTGGGAGCACTCGTCATCCGCAAGTGGAACTTCCCGGAGACCCTTTCCGCGGCGGTCATGCACCACCACGACTTTCCCAACCCAGGGCTGTCGGACCAGTACGAGCTTTTTCTGACCGCCACCACCTGCCTGGCAGACAAGTTCTGCAAGAAACTCGGCATCGGCGAGCGCCACCCGGACGACGAGCTCGATCTGGGAAAAACGCCGGAGGCGCATCTACTCGGCTACACGCCCGAGGCTCTCCAGCGTGACGTGACACTGTTCGCCCAGACTTACGAGGAGAACAAGAATTTTTTCATCAGCGACTGA
- a CDS encoding flagellin yields MNIEATSGTGPSAVAVVPAIVAKSRQDGEGKHAQRPVEQTREPEKDKGKSEEERVKEAAERINAFIESVSRDLEFSVDKDTNRTVVKVLARENGEVIRQIPAEEILKIAKVLDELKGLIIREKA; encoded by the coding sequence ATGAATATCGAAGCCACCAGTGGGACAGGACCATCCGCGGTTGCGGTTGTTCCGGCAATTGTGGCCAAGTCGCGGCAGGATGGAGAGGGGAAACATGCTCAACGGCCCGTGGAGCAGACCCGCGAGCCCGAGAAGGACAAGGGCAAGAGCGAAGAGGAACGGGTCAAGGAGGCGGCTGAACGGATCAATGCGTTCATCGAGTCGGTCAGCCGCGATCTTGAATTTTCCGTGGACAAGGACACCAACAGAACGGTCGTCAAGGTCCTGGCACGGGAAAACGGCGAGGTGATCCGGCAGATTCCCGCCGAGGAAATCCTCAAGATCGCCAAAGTCCTCGACGAGCTCAAGGGGCTGATCATCCGGGAAAAGGCCTGA
- a CDS encoding SAM-dependent methyltransferase, with protein MTTCRICQAHISPFISYGQMPIANGFLTPPDFDGEYFYEMKAAFCEQCGMVQLVDQPDPEQMFNEHYHFFSGTSKLMGIHFKQFAEQVIADRLKEKNDPFVVEIGSNDGIMLQHFAVKGIRHLGIEPSANVAAAAREKGIQTICRFFNEETARDIVREHGQADAFLAANVMCHIPFFHSIIAGIKILLKDDGIVMFEDPYLGDVIEKTSYDQIYDEHVFLFSLRSIGYAFAQHGLELVDIEPQTTHGGSMRYVIAHKGARPVSPAVLTQLRKEEELGLHRLETYERFRLNCEKSRSELKSLLEHLKAEGKRVVGYGATSKSTTIINYCGITPDLIEFISDTTPAKQGKFTPGAHIPVRPYGDFAARYPDYALLFAWNHSVEIMAKEGDFRSGGGKWIVYVPQVKVIE; from the coding sequence ATGACGACGTGCAGGATCTGCCAAGCCCATATCAGCCCCTTCATTTCGTACGGGCAGATGCCCATTGCGAACGGATTCCTTACGCCCCCTGATTTCGACGGAGAATACTTTTATGAAATGAAGGCGGCATTCTGCGAACAGTGTGGCATGGTGCAACTGGTCGACCAACCCGACCCAGAACAAATGTTCAATGAACACTACCACTTTTTCTCTGGCACATCGAAACTGATGGGTATCCACTTTAAGCAGTTCGCGGAACAGGTTATCGCCGACCGTCTGAAGGAGAAGAATGACCCGTTCGTTGTGGAGATTGGCAGTAATGACGGTATCATGCTGCAACACTTCGCCGTCAAGGGGATCAGGCACCTGGGCATCGAACCATCGGCCAACGTCGCCGCAGCGGCCCGTGAAAAGGGGATTCAGACCATCTGCCGTTTCTTCAATGAAGAGACTGCCCGGGATATCGTGAGAGAACACGGCCAAGCCGACGCGTTCCTGGCCGCCAACGTCATGTGCCACATCCCCTTTTTCCATTCGATCATCGCCGGCATCAAAATTCTCCTGAAGGATGACGGCATCGTCATGTTCGAAGACCCCTACCTGGGAGACGTAATCGAGAAAACGTCCTACGACCAGATCTACGATGAGCATGTTTTTCTCTTTTCCCTGAGATCCATCGGCTATGCCTTCGCGCAACACGGCCTTGAACTGGTGGACATCGAGCCCCAGACGACCCACGGCGGCTCCATGCGGTACGTCATCGCCCACAAGGGGGCGCGCCCCGTTTCTCCGGCAGTCCTCACCCAGCTTCGCAAAGAAGAGGAACTGGGGCTCCACAGACTCGAAACCTACGAGAGGTTCCGCCTGAACTGCGAAAAATCTCGCTCTGAGTTGAAATCGCTGCTGGAGCACCTGAAGGCGGAAGGAAAGCGGGTAGTGGGCTACGGTGCCACGTCCAAGAGCACGACCATCATCAACTACTGCGGCATCACCCCGGACCTGATCGAGTTCATCAGCGACACGACGCCGGCCAAGCAGGGGAAATTCACCCCCGGAGCCCATATCCCGGTCAGGCCATACGGAGACTTTGCAGCAAGGTATCCCGATTACGCTCTCCTGTTCGCCTGGAACCACAGTGTAGAGATCATGGCCAAGGAAGGCGACTTCCGAAGCGGCGGCGGCAAGTGGATCGTCTATGTCCCCCAGGTCAAGGTGATCGAATGA
- a CDS encoding erythromycin biosynthesis sensory transduction protein eryC1 has protein sequence MILCGYPKAQYLAHKDEIDGAIRSVLDKGRYVLGDEVRAFESEFAAYVGVDKGIGVGSGTEALHLALKACGVGPGDEVVTVSHTAVATVAAIELAGATPVCVDIEPDTFCMNPNLLEAAITPQTRAVIPVHIYGQPASIERVVDIARRHSLRVIEDCAQAHGASYGGRKAGSFGDMACFSFYPTKNLGALGDGGMVVTGDPDLARTAKLLREYGWADRYVSAVSGWNTRLDEIQAAVLRVKLRHLDADNDRRRQLAAVYDRELHGSHLILPEPRPQAHHVYHLYVVRTPHRDELLRHLDREGIKALVHYPVPVHLQPAYAGLHTAPLPETDRAASQVLSLPMYPELGESDVLKVTAAISEFERTR, from the coding sequence ATGATTCTCTGCGGGTATCCAAAGGCCCAGTACCTCGCTCACAAGGATGAAATCGACGGGGCAATCCGGTCGGTTTTGGACAAAGGGAGATACGTCCTCGGTGATGAAGTCCGCGCGTTCGAGTCAGAGTTCGCCGCATACGTCGGAGTGGACAAGGGGATAGGCGTCGGCAGCGGCACCGAGGCACTCCACCTCGCTCTTAAGGCATGCGGCGTCGGGCCAGGCGACGAAGTCGTCACCGTCTCCCACACAGCGGTCGCCACGGTCGCGGCCATTGAACTGGCCGGAGCAACCCCCGTTTGCGTTGACATTGAACCCGACACGTTCTGCATGAACCCTAACCTCCTAGAAGCGGCTATAACCCCCCAGACCAGGGCCGTGATCCCTGTCCATATCTATGGACAGCCCGCGAGCATCGAGCGAGTGGTCGACATCGCGAGGCGCCACAGCCTGCGGGTTATTGAGGACTGCGCCCAGGCCCACGGAGCGTCCTACGGCGGACGGAAGGCCGGCTCCTTCGGCGACATGGCCTGCTTCAGCTTCTATCCCACCAAGAACCTCGGTGCCCTAGGCGACGGCGGAATGGTAGTAACCGGCGATCCTGACCTGGCGCGCACGGCGAAACTGCTGCGGGAGTATGGCTGGGCAGATCGCTACGTGAGCGCGGTCAGCGGCTGGAACACGCGGCTGGATGAAATCCAGGCGGCGGTGCTCCGGGTGAAGTTACGCCACCTCGACGCCGACAATGACAGACGGCGGCAACTGGCGGCGGTCTACGACCGGGAGTTGCACGGCTCACACTTGATATTGCCCGAACCACGGCCGCAGGCACATCATGTCTATCACCTGTACGTGGTCCGCACCCCCCACCGGGACGAGTTGCTGCGACACCTTGACAGGGAAGGCATCAAGGCACTGGTCCACTATCCCGTCCCTGTCCACCTCCAGCCGGCATACGCGGGCCTGCACACTGCCCCGCTGCCGGAAACCGACCGCGCCGCCAGCCAGGTTCTCTCCCTGCCGATGTATCCCGAGCTCGGCGAGAGCGATGTCCTGAAAGTGACTGCGGCCATCAGCGAATTTGAACGGACGAGGTAG